The following are encoded in a window of Flavobacterium cupriresistens genomic DNA:
- the purE gene encoding 5-(carboxyamino)imidazole ribonucleotide mutase produces the protein MSKVAIIMGSISDMPVMQDAIDILKQFNIEVEVDIVSAHRTPEKLFDFSKNAHTRGISVIIAGAGGAAHLPGMVASMSPLPVIGVPVKSSNSIDGWDSVLSILQMPGGVPVATVALNGAKNAGILAAQIIGSHDKIVLETIISYKEELKAAVNKAAEGLKK, from the coding sequence ATGAGCAAAGTAGCTATCATAATGGGAAGTATCTCAGACATGCCAGTCATGCAGGATGCCATCGACATACTAAAACAATTTAATATAGAAGTAGAAGTTGATATTGTTTCGGCACACAGAACGCCGGAAAAATTATTTGATTTCAGTAAAAATGCGCACACTCGCGGTATTTCGGTGATTATTGCCGGAGCAGGTGGTGCAGCACATTTACCGGGAATGGTTGCTTCAATGTCACCGTTACCTGTAATTGGAGTTCCTGTAAAATCAAGTAATTCTATTGACGGATGGGATAGTGTATTGTCTATTCTTCAGATGCCGGGTGGAGTTCCTGTGGCGACAGTTGCCCTAAATGGAGCAAAAAATGCCGGAATTCTGGCCGCACAAATCATCGGAAGTCATGACAAAATAGTTCTTGAGACTATTATCTCATACAAAGAAGAACTTAAAGCTGCCGTTAATAAAGCTGCTGAGGGTTTAAAAAAATAA
- a CDS encoding DUF1842 domain-containing protein, producing the protein MENLVTEDYLAEGTIGNVGMPGAPIATFSLIVKPLKNSVTGTVIIKQTVDDSENDIAIEVKGKINVTRLGQFTKVVSLQGKYRQSLEKSENDSFLADFDAYFAINNCWDGTGGFSCHNHQIENEPVALAENLKEEFGIN; encoded by the coding sequence ATGGAAAATTTAGTAACAGAAGATTATTTAGCAGAAGGAACTATAGGAAATGTTGGGATGCCGGGTGCTCCCATTGCTACGTTTAGTTTGATAGTAAAGCCATTGAAGAATTCTGTGACGGGTACGGTTATCATTAAACAAACCGTAGATGATTCTGAAAATGATATAGCCATTGAGGTTAAAGGAAAAATCAATGTTACGCGATTAGGGCAATTCACAAAAGTAGTCAGCCTGCAAGGAAAGTACAGACAGTCGTTGGAGAAATCGGAGAATGACTCTTTTTTGGCTGATTTTGATGCCTATTTTGCGATTAATAACTGCTGGGACGGAACGGGAGGTTTTTCGTGCCACAATCACCAGATTGAAAATGAACCTGTTGCTTTGGCGGAAAATTTGAAAGAGGAATTTGGTATCAACTAA
- a CDS encoding DUF393 domain-containing protein yields MKTLENQTLLYDEDCPLCQVYTTGFIKAKMLDENGRKSYCQLDENEQTFVDINRASNEIALIDNKNQTVLYGIDSLLKVLGFSFPLIEKIGNIKPVKFFLKKLYSFVSYNRKVIIPSKINTAAKLQCVPNFNYKYRFLFIGFATVMTTIVLYNYSFLIPSLPKASITREFMIAIGQLFFQSLFLLKSDRKTILNYSGNLMTVSLMGSLLLLPILAFQTVVTISVNTSLIWFVLTAFIMFMEHYRRIKILQLPTYLCITWVVYRLIVLLLILNF; encoded by the coding sequence ATGAAAACACTGGAAAACCAAACTTTACTGTATGACGAAGACTGTCCGTTATGTCAAGTTTACACTACGGGTTTTATAAAAGCAAAAATGCTGGACGAAAACGGTCGTAAATCGTATTGTCAATTAGATGAAAACGAACAAACTTTTGTTGACATAAACCGTGCTTCCAATGAGATTGCGTTAATAGACAACAAAAATCAAACGGTGCTTTATGGAATTGACAGTTTGCTAAAAGTCCTTGGATTCTCTTTTCCTTTAATTGAAAAAATCGGAAATATAAAACCCGTTAAATTCTTTTTGAAGAAACTGTATTCGTTTGTTTCTTATAATCGAAAAGTCATTATTCCGAGTAAAATCAATACAGCGGCGAAGTTACAATGTGTACCGAATTTCAATTATAAGTATCGATTTTTATTTATTGGTTTTGCTACTGTTATGACCACAATCGTATTGTACAACTATTCTTTTCTGATTCCGAGTTTGCCAAAAGCAAGTATCACAAGAGAATTTATGATAGCAATTGGACAACTCTTTTTTCAATCTTTGTTTCTTTTGAAATCAGACCGAAAAACAATCCTCAATTATAGCGGGAATCTAATGACGGTTTCTTTAATGGGATCCTTACTGCTTCTTCCAATACTGGCATTTCAGACTGTTGTCACTATTTCAGTAAATACCTCTTTAATTTGGTTTGTTCTTACCGCTTTTATTATGTTTATGGAACATTACAGAAGGATTAAAATACTACAACTACCGACTTACTTATGTATCACGTGGGTTGTTTACAGACTTATTGTTTTACTCTTAATTTTAAATTTCTAA
- a CDS encoding GbsR/MarR family transcriptional regulator, with the protein MEFKEAKNKFVQTWGALGSQWGINKTMAQIHALLMVSNEPVSMEDIMDELQISRGNASMNLRGLMDWGIVYKEYKAGERREFFTAEKDLDELAVKIARERSKREIKPALKILKEVSSIEAKDTAEEKHFIDQTNKLYDFVLKADNMLDKITEFNENWLGRLVLKIMK; encoded by the coding sequence ATGGAATTCAAAGAAGCAAAAAATAAATTCGTACAGACCTGGGGAGCTTTAGGTTCTCAATGGGGCATCAATAAAACCATGGCACAGATTCATGCTTTACTGATGGTTTCTAACGAGCCGGTTTCTATGGAAGACATTATGGATGAATTGCAGATTTCCCGTGGTAATGCAAGTATGAACTTAAGAGGTTTAATGGATTGGGGAATTGTATATAAAGAATACAAAGCTGGAGAAAGAAGGGAATTTTTTACTGCTGAAAAAGATCTGGACGAATTGGCTGTAAAAATTGCCAGAGAAAGAAGCAAAAGAGAGATTAAACCTGCTCTTAAAATCCTAAAAGAAGTTTCCTCAATAGAAGCAAAAGACACTGCCGAAGAAAAACACTTTATCGATCAAACCAATAAATTGTATGATTTTGTTTTAAAGGCAGATAATATGCTGGATAAAATAACAGAGTTTAACGAAAACTGGCTAGGTCGTCTGGTTTTAAAAATCATGAAATAA
- a CDS encoding GMC oxidoreductase, which yields MTTFSSSPNFANGYPTPGPQDPTPQKVFDHIFFLSETDWKIAREQEHFDFIIIGSGFCSLAFAERTLAQNPMSKILIVERGPFFLPEHFQNLPIPYQHVLGGLSETFPWTLSSKTATQPAGNIQFQHGMIPFFGGRSIMWSAWCPRPTQEEMQYWPQETIDAAKAHFKSAEILLNVVPADQIDSDLDPVVLKHVALQRPVYGLLQTELQEMLAANLGKVTSATRSMAAPLAAGSGVQEGLDFAKFSTPSVMLDLAIKQSDLSKKGEGSPLQMVGNCIVNRIHQQDGVATALETSRGMVNVGNAKVILAMGTLPPATLILNSFPQVKKAGERFTAHFITSVVARIPRKDYDFANQLSELELAAIYMAGVNKESGMQYHVQLSVLSDKNPLKNAQKAARYMPDVVATASMAQLTSSEDYLVFVCAVLGEMDFRNPENYLRLNGQSDPTTNVTLQAVAGETDLQTWDTMDHGTFQMLEEALSPKGHTAVEYWHGNADEGVWMSEHPPVKQRRVGGLVHEGSSLWIGKGDEGVVGLDYRPNGVENVYVTGGALWPASGSWNPTMTMVALAQDLADNLHQESHIKVKSESKTFVSN from the coding sequence ATGACAACATTTTCATCAAGTCCGAATTTTGCAAATGGTTACCCGACACCGGGACCGCAAGATCCGACACCCCAAAAAGTTTTCGATCATATTTTTTTTCTTTCAGAAACAGATTGGAAAATAGCTCGCGAACAAGAGCATTTTGATTTTATTATAATTGGTAGTGGTTTTTGTTCTTTGGCTTTTGCCGAACGAACTTTAGCTCAAAACCCAATGTCTAAAATTTTGATTGTAGAAAGAGGGCCTTTTTTCCTGCCGGAACATTTTCAAAATTTACCTATTCCTTATCAACATGTGTTAGGCGGATTGTCAGAAACATTTCCGTGGACACTTTCGAGTAAAACGGCGACACAACCTGCAGGGAATATTCAGTTTCAACACGGAATGATTCCTTTTTTTGGAGGAAGAAGTATTATGTGGAGTGCCTGGTGTCCAAGACCTACACAGGAAGAAATGCAATATTGGCCGCAAGAAACTATAGATGCTGCAAAAGCGCATTTTAAATCGGCAGAAATTTTATTAAATGTAGTGCCGGCCGATCAGATCGATAGTGATTTAGATCCTGTCGTTTTAAAACATGTTGCATTGCAACGCCCTGTGTATGGACTATTGCAAACCGAGCTTCAGGAGATGTTGGCTGCTAATTTAGGGAAAGTGACTTCAGCAACCAGAAGTATGGCAGCGCCTTTGGCAGCGGGGTCAGGGGTACAGGAAGGTTTGGATTTTGCTAAATTTTCTACCCCATCTGTGATGTTGGATCTTGCCATAAAACAATCTGATTTAAGTAAAAAAGGAGAGGGAAGTCCGCTGCAAATGGTGGGTAACTGTATTGTAAACCGCATTCATCAGCAAGACGGGGTTGCCACTGCTTTAGAAACTTCCAGAGGAATGGTAAATGTAGGTAATGCTAAAGTGATTTTGGCAATGGGAACACTTCCTCCGGCTACGTTGATCTTAAATTCTTTTCCTCAGGTAAAAAAAGCAGGAGAACGTTTTACGGCACATTTCATTACCTCTGTAGTAGCACGTATTCCGCGTAAAGATTATGATTTTGCAAATCAATTAAGTGAATTGGAATTAGCGGCGATCTACATGGCAGGTGTAAATAAAGAAAGTGGTATGCAATATCACGTACAACTTTCGGTTCTTTCAGATAAAAACCCGCTTAAGAATGCTCAGAAAGCAGCTCGTTATATGCCCGATGTTGTCGCTACTGCGTCTATGGCACAGCTTACAAGTTCTGAGGATTATTTGGTATTTGTATGTGCAGTACTGGGCGAAATGGATTTCAGAAATCCGGAGAATTACCTGCGTCTTAACGGACAATCTGATCCTACAACAAATGTAACGTTGCAGGCGGTAGCCGGTGAAACAGATTTGCAGACTTGGGATACCATGGATCATGGGACTTTTCAGATGTTAGAAGAGGCTTTATCACCAAAAGGGCACACTGCTGTAGAATATTGGCACGGTAATGCAGATGAAGGAGTCTGGATGAGTGAGCACCCACCGGTTAAACAACGCAGAGTGGGCGGATTGGTTCATGAAGGTTCAAGTCTTTGGATTGGCAAAGGAGACGAAGGAGTTGTTGGTTTGGATTACCGTCCAAACGGTGTTGAGAATGTCTATGTGACAGGAGGAGCACTTTGGCCTGCAAGTGGTTCGTGGAATCCAACAATGACTATGGTTGCACTAGCTCAGGATTTGGCAGATAATTTGCATCAGGAGTCCCATATTAAGGTTAAAAGTGAATCTAAAACTTTTGTTTCAAATTAA
- a CDS encoding TIGR01777 family oxidoreductase, with translation MIRNKLIIAAGTGFLGQGLLSHFKDRFGEIVILTRGKSKTIDGIKYVNWNAKTFSGWEKELENAAVLINLAGKSVDCRYTKKNKKEILLSRIESTKILNKAVLNCKNAPKHWLNSSTSTIYRFSLDKEMDERNGEIGNDFSMNVAQSWEKAFFKTETPSTLKTALRTSIVLGKKGGALVPLKTLAQFGFGGKQGNGNQMVSWIHETDFARAIDFIIDKEITGVLNIVAPKPVTNKNFMSLLRKAVKAPFGIPITESLLKLGSLLIRTEPELVLKSRNVIPKRLLEEGFQFEFDTLEKALKNLIQ, from the coding sequence ATGATCCGAAATAAATTAATCATCGCAGCAGGAACCGGCTTTTTAGGTCAGGGTTTACTAAGTCATTTTAAAGACAGATTCGGAGAAATCGTAATCTTAACCCGAGGGAAATCAAAAACGATTGACGGAATTAAATATGTTAATTGGAATGCTAAGACATTCTCCGGCTGGGAAAAAGAACTCGAAAACGCGGCCGTTTTGATAAACCTTGCGGGAAAATCGGTTGATTGCCGGTACACCAAAAAAAATAAAAAAGAGATACTGTTATCCCGAATTGAAAGCACCAAGATTTTAAATAAAGCAGTCTTAAATTGTAAAAACGCACCGAAACACTGGTTGAATTCCTCAACCTCTACCATATATCGTTTCTCATTAGACAAGGAAATGGACGAAAGGAACGGCGAAATTGGCAATGATTTCTCGATGAACGTGGCGCAATCCTGGGAAAAAGCTTTTTTTAAAACCGAAACGCCAAGTACCTTAAAAACGGCTTTGAGAACATCTATTGTTTTAGGAAAAAAGGGAGGTGCATTAGTACCGCTAAAAACCCTTGCCCAATTTGGCTTTGGCGGAAAACAAGGAAATGGAAACCAAATGGTAAGCTGGATTCATGAAACAGATTTTGCCAGAGCAATAGATTTTATAATCGACAAAGAAATAACCGGAGTACTGAATATTGTAGCTCCAAAACCCGTGACAAATAAAAATTTCATGTCCTTACTACGAAAAGCCGTCAAGGCTCCATTTGGGATTCCAATAACGGAATCGCTATTAAAATTAGGCTCTCTGCTTATCCGGACTGAACCGGAATTGGTTTTAAAAAGCAGGAATGTGATTCCGAAACGATTGCTTGAAGAAGGTTTTCAATTTGAATTTGACACTTTAGAAAAAGCATTAAAAAATCTAATACAATGA
- a CDS encoding type II toxin-antitoxin system RelE/ParE family toxin, with amino-acid sequence MDVIWAPQAKKDFWNNIDYLEAEWSEKSALHFIKKVDTTIALLKNDTVLFLKTNYKNVYKIVITKHISLYYRIENETIQFTTFLEQLSRFRKIQIMTLTFQAPNNQN; translated from the coding sequence ATGGATGTAATTTGGGCTCCACAAGCTAAAAAAGATTTTTGGAACAATATCGATTATCTTGAAGCAGAATGGTCTGAAAAAAGTGCTTTACATTTTATTAAAAAAGTAGACACAACAATAGCCCTTTTAAAAAATGACACCGTTTTATTCCTAAAGACCAACTACAAAAACGTCTACAAAATTGTCATTACAAAACACATTTCACTTTATTACCGAATAGAAAACGAAACAATCCAATTTACTACGTTTTTGGAACAACTTTCAAGATTTAGAAAAATTCAAATTATGACTTTAACTTTTCAGGCTCCTAACAATCAAAATTAA
- a CDS encoding cupin domain-containing protein, which translates to MENQTLNELDTDINNIPLDTIPAMTVGDVLDKTDGVYFCIKNRDAVFLWVNKDFADLLGQKQEDLIGTRDSRAAHVAHDKEVMESGIPLLNYYETIEITEPDGSVADLEIVTQKGLLRKKGGDEIIGITVCFSKRFPNANIEADRLIRKLNMVPTGIGGYLAHGPESDIILPEAALPKRFNGDRRAYSTNYYLLKEGEVLKIHALNQDEQWFFHQGSAIKLHIFSEEGVYSTVTFGSDLDQGQLLMGAAPHNHWFGAELVGLGYALSSCSLAPAWDKSDSFLPTPEQIEMLKIKFPEQVEIINKLQ; encoded by the coding sequence ATGGAAAATCAAACCTTAAACGAACTCGATACCGATATAAATAATATACCATTAGATACTATTCCTGCCATGACAGTGGGAGATGTACTCGATAAAACAGATGGTGTATATTTTTGTATCAAGAATCGCGATGCTGTCTTTTTGTGGGTCAATAAAGATTTTGCAGATTTATTAGGGCAAAAGCAAGAAGACCTTATCGGGACCAGAGATAGTCGTGCCGCACATGTGGCCCATGACAAAGAAGTTATGGAAAGTGGTATTCCATTGTTGAATTACTACGAGACCATTGAAATAACCGAGCCAGACGGATCCGTTGCCGATTTAGAAATTGTTACTCAAAAAGGGCTTTTACGGAAGAAAGGTGGCGACGAAATTATAGGAATCACCGTGTGTTTTTCTAAACGATTTCCTAACGCCAATATCGAGGCCGATCGATTGATTCGAAAGTTAAATATGGTTCCCACAGGAATTGGAGGGTATTTAGCCCATGGACCCGAAAGTGATATCATCCTCCCGGAAGCAGCTTTACCAAAACGTTTTAATGGTGATCGTAGGGCTTATTCTACCAATTATTATCTTTTAAAAGAAGGAGAGGTGCTTAAAATTCATGCCTTGAATCAAGATGAGCAATGGTTTTTCCATCAGGGAAGCGCGATCAAACTGCATATTTTCTCAGAAGAGGGCGTTTATTCTACGGTAACTTTTGGCAGTGATCTCGATCAGGGACAACTTCTAATGGGAGCTGCACCGCATAACCATTGGTTTGGTGCCGAATTAGTAGGCCTGGGTTATGCCTTATCAAGCTGTAGTCTTGCTCCAGCCTGGGATAAAAGTGATAGTTTTCTTCCTACTCCTGAACAAATTGAAATGCTTAAAATTAAATTTCCGGAGCAAGTTGAAATCATTAATAAGCTTCAGTAA
- a CDS encoding SRPBCC family protein: MTTINLVTKIKASKQIVFDTARDIDLHQKSTATSNEKAIAGITSGLINFNETVTWRGKHFGFYLTHKSRITKMDLYDYFLDEMEEGKFKSFKHQHFFEEQNGVTIMKDHLQYETPYGIFGELFDIICLEKHLTNFLLARNKILKETAENSSL; encoded by the coding sequence ATGACAACAATAAACTTAGTCACCAAAATAAAAGCCTCAAAACAAATTGTTTTTGATACCGCGAGAGATATTGATTTGCATCAAAAATCAACAGCAACTTCAAATGAAAAAGCCATTGCCGGTATTACATCGGGCTTAATTAATTTCAATGAAACCGTCACCTGGAGAGGAAAACATTTCGGATTTTATCTGACGCACAAAAGCCGAATCACAAAAATGGATCTTTATGATTATTTTCTGGATGAAATGGAGGAAGGCAAATTCAAATCATTCAAACACCAACATTTTTTTGAAGAACAAAACGGGGTTACCATCATGAAAGACCATTTACAATATGAAACGCCTTATGGCATTTTCGGAGAATTGTTTGATATTATATGCCTCGAAAAGCATCTGACCAATTTTCTTTTAGCCAGAAATAAAATCCTGAAAGAGACCGCAGAGAACAGCTCCCTGTAA
- a CDS encoding SanA/YdcF family protein, with amino-acid sequence MKKYFKLFLYLSLIGLVAIISVNYYVKSTTEPLIYHSLEKLPKNDIGIVFGAGINGDQPSKYLKDRLDAGILLYKTKRISKILLSGDNGRDEYDELTVMKNYCYRNGVDTTKIFVDYAGFDTYSTMYRAKHIFKVEKATLISQEYHLNRAIYIGNKLGVKSIGFSANRGEYNGYKYVRFRECISIVKSFFDVLRNREPHFLGNPIPLDGESNYSKEDKR; translated from the coding sequence TTGAAAAAGTATTTTAAACTATTCCTTTACCTTTCTCTTATAGGATTGGTTGCAATTATTTCTGTTAATTACTATGTAAAATCAACTACAGAACCACTTATTTACCACTCTTTAGAAAAATTACCAAAAAACGACATTGGAATTGTTTTTGGTGCGGGAATTAATGGTGATCAGCCAAGTAAATATTTAAAGGACAGACTTGATGCCGGAATTCTACTGTACAAAACCAAAAGAATTAGCAAAATTTTACTTTCGGGTGACAATGGACGTGACGAATATGATGAATTAACGGTCATGAAAAATTACTGTTATAGAAACGGTGTTGATACGACTAAGATTTTTGTTGATTATGCCGGTTTCGATACGTATTCAACGATGTATAGAGCGAAGCATATTTTTAAAGTTGAAAAAGCAACTTTAATCTCTCAGGAATACCATTTAAACAGAGCCATTTACATTGGAAACAAACTTGGCGTAAAATCAATTGGTTTCTCTGCAAACAGAGGGGAATATAATGGCTATAAATATGTCCGATTTAGAGAATGTATTTCTATAGTGAAATCCTTTTTTGATGTTCTGAGAAATCGCGAACCTCATTTTTTAGGAAATCCTATCCCTCTTGATGGAGAATCTAATTATTCCAAGGAAGACAAAAGATAA
- a CDS encoding M3 family metallopeptidase translates to MSILTQYFNTRHNTAPFSQIKIEDYFPAFQEGITQAKAEIDAIVDNPETPTFENTILTLEYSGDILDRISSIFFNLNSAETNDEMQKIAQEVSPLLSDFGNDITLNAALFSKVKAVYDQKESLNLTPEQTTLLDKKYKSFSRNGANLAEDKKEQLREIDKELSKLSLQFGENVLAETNAFELHLTSESDLAGLPEGTIEAARSLAKSQEKEGWIFTLDHPSYIPFLTYADNRELRKKMAIAFGAKAFQGNEFDNQENVLKIAKLRFERANLLGYKTHAHFVLEERMAESPEKVFTFLNDLLAKAKPAAQKEFAELTAFAKELDGIEELEKWDGSYYSEKLKQQLFNLDDEKLKPYFQLEKVLNGAFIVAEKLYGLTFTEVFDIDKYHEEVTTYEVTDAENKLVSIFYADFFPRKGKRNGAWMTSFKSQYVKDDVNERPHISNVCNFTKPTETKPSLLTFNEVTTLFHEFGHGLHGMLANTTYPSLSGTSVFWDFVELPSQIMENWCYEPEALALFANHYETGEIIPIEYVQKIKESASFQEGLATLRQLSFGLLDMAWHGQDPTNITDLKAFETEQFADTKLYPEVKENAMSTAFSHIFQGGYSSGYYSYKWAEVLDADAFEYFQEKGIFNTEVASKFKENVLSKGGTEHPMLLYKRFRGQEPKPEALLKRAGLL, encoded by the coding sequence ATGAGTATCTTAACACAATATTTCAACACCAGACATAATACAGCCCCGTTTTCGCAAATCAAAATCGAAGATTATTTTCCTGCTTTTCAGGAAGGAATTACTCAGGCCAAAGCCGAAATTGACGCTATCGTAGACAATCCCGAAACACCCACTTTTGAAAACACGATTCTTACATTGGAATATTCCGGTGATATTTTGGATCGTATTTCTAGTATTTTCTTCAATTTAAATTCGGCTGAAACGAATGACGAAATGCAAAAAATCGCTCAGGAAGTTTCGCCTTTATTATCAGATTTCGGAAACGACATTACGCTAAACGCCGCTTTATTTTCTAAAGTAAAAGCAGTTTATGATCAAAAAGAAAGTTTGAATCTAACTCCGGAACAAACGACACTTTTAGATAAAAAATATAAAAGTTTCTCCAGAAACGGAGCCAACTTAGCCGAAGACAAAAAAGAGCAATTACGCGAAATCGACAAAGAACTTTCTAAATTAAGTTTACAATTTGGCGAAAATGTTTTGGCAGAAACCAATGCCTTCGAATTGCATTTAACAAGCGAAAGTGACTTGGCCGGATTACCGGAAGGAACTATTGAAGCAGCCCGATCACTGGCTAAAAGTCAGGAGAAAGAAGGTTGGATATTTACTTTAGATCACCCAAGTTATATTCCGTTTTTGACTTATGCTGACAATCGCGAATTGCGTAAAAAAATGGCCATTGCCTTTGGCGCAAAAGCATTTCAGGGTAACGAATTTGACAATCAGGAGAATGTTTTAAAAATAGCTAAATTACGTTTCGAAAGAGCCAATTTGTTAGGCTATAAAACACACGCGCATTTTGTTCTAGAAGAAAGAATGGCAGAAAGCCCGGAAAAAGTTTTTACTTTCTTAAACGATTTATTAGCGAAAGCAAAGCCTGCCGCTCAAAAAGAGTTTGCAGAATTAACGGCTTTTGCAAAAGAACTGGACGGAATTGAAGAATTGGAGAAATGGGATGGCTCTTATTACTCTGAGAAATTAAAACAACAACTTTTCAACTTAGATGATGAAAAGCTAAAACCTTATTTCCAGTTAGAAAAAGTATTAAACGGAGCTTTCATCGTTGCCGAAAAACTATACGGATTAACCTTTACAGAAGTCTTTGATATTGACAAATACCATGAAGAAGTTACCACTTATGAAGTAACAGACGCAGAAAATAAATTAGTTTCGATTTTCTATGCGGATTTTTTCCCAAGAAAAGGAAAACGAAACGGTGCCTGGATGACCTCATTCAAATCGCAATATGTAAAAGATGATGTAAATGAAAGACCACACATTTCTAATGTTTGTAATTTCACTAAACCGACAGAAACTAAACCTTCATTACTTACTTTTAATGAAGTAACGACTTTATTCCACGAATTTGGTCACGGGTTACATGGAATGTTGGCCAACACCACCTACCCAAGTCTGTCCGGAACTTCCGTTTTTTGGGACTTTGTAGAATTGCCAAGTCAGATTATGGAGAATTGGTGTTACGAACCGGAAGCCTTGGCTTTGTTTGCGAATCATTATGAAACGGGTGAAATCATCCCGATTGAATATGTTCAAAAAATAAAAGAAAGTGCCAGTTTTCAAGAAGGACTAGCTACTTTACGTCAGTTGAGTTTTGGATTATTAGATATGGCTTGGCACGGACAAGATCCGACCAACATTACGGATCTGAAAGCTTTCGAAACGGAGCAATTTGCCGATACCAAATTGTATCCTGAAGTAAAAGAAAATGCCATGAGTACGGCATTTTCACATATTTTCCAAGGAGGTTATTCTTCGGGATATTACAGCTACAAATGGGCAGAAGTATTAGATGCAGATGCTTTTGAATATTTTCAGGAAAAAGGAATCTTTAATACTGAAGTAGCTTCAAAGTTCAAAGAAAACGTACTTTCAAAAGGAGGAACAGAGCACCCGATGCTTTTATACAAACGTTTTAGAGGTCAGGAACCAAAACCTGAGGCTTTATTGAAACGTGCGGGATTACTTTAA